A stretch of Pseudorhodobacter turbinis DNA encodes these proteins:
- a CDS encoding host attachment protein, whose translation MSWAKERFAVDLAELLYSRTHAERFEQLAIVAAPQILGVLRASIHSTVAEKVLIEIPKHLANQPVDKIEKQVAVAVSEAT comes from the coding sequence ATGAGCTGGGCCAAAGAACGTTTTGCCGTTGATTTGGCCGAGTTGCTGTATAGCCGCACCCATGCCGAGAGGTTTGAGCAATTGGCAATCGTTGCCGCGCCGCAGATCTTGGGGGTGTTGCGCGCATCCATCCACTCAACAGTTGCAGAGAAAGTGCTGATAGAGATCCCGAAGCATCTGGCAAACCAGCCGGTGGATAAGATTGAAAAGCAGGTCGCCGTCGCGGTTTCCGAGGCGACCTGA
- a CDS encoding PhzF family phenazine biosynthesis protein produces MQAFAAWTYLLETTYLLPPTHPAADYRLRIFTPTKELAFAGHPTLGNCAAWLHAGGTPHRSQIVIQECNTSFTS; encoded by the coding sequence ATGCAAGCTTTTGCCGCTTGGACATACCTTTTGGAAACAACCTATTTGCTTCCCCCAACCCACCCAGCAGCCGATTATAGACTGCGGATCTTCACACCGACAAAGGAATTGGCCTTTGCCGGGCATCCAACTTTAGGCAACTGTGCAGCCTGGCTGCATGCGGGTGGCACGCCACACCGCAGCCAAATTGTCATTCAGGAATGTAACACTTCGTTCACAAGTTGA
- a CDS encoding flagellin produces the protein MTLVSFGDMAQSSMMRRMTSSAKSDALIAAQELTTGIAADIGQKMRGEFSNLTGIEASLSRLGGYKTVTDNATLIADSMQKVFAHIDLLTDGVSAPLLNATTLENTNTLDALAHDAAQRLDSVIAALNTKAGDSTLFAGVESDGPALASSDVILSALEAAISGDGAVTADEIEASVTAWFESPTGYSAVAYVGGNGTSAIAISAEDKVDLAFTANDPTLRDTIKSLALVALVDRGTATADPDIKTDLARKAGNSLLQNQADRAVLAGRLGLAQAQIDQAQTRNTAETSALNIARSDLLSVDPYEAATRLEASQSQLETLYSITARLSRLSLVDYL, from the coding sequence ATGACACTAGTAAGTTTCGGGGATATGGCTCAGTCCTCCATGATGCGTCGCATGACGTCCAGCGCCAAAAGCGACGCGCTTATCGCAGCACAAGAGCTGACAACAGGCATTGCGGCAGACATCGGCCAGAAAATGCGCGGTGAGTTTTCAAACCTGACCGGTATCGAAGCGTCCTTATCACGGCTGGGCGGGTATAAAACGGTAACCGATAATGCCACCCTTATAGCCGATTCGATGCAAAAGGTTTTTGCACATATTGATCTGCTGACAGATGGTGTTAGCGCCCCCTTGCTCAATGCCACAACTCTGGAAAATACGAACACGCTGGATGCGCTTGCACATGATGCGGCGCAAAGGCTGGACTCTGTTATCGCGGCGCTGAATACCAAGGCAGGCGACAGCACCTTGTTTGCGGGCGTTGAAAGCGATGGGCCAGCGCTTGCATCCTCCGACGTTATACTATCGGCGCTGGAAGCCGCTATTAGCGGCGATGGGGCCGTAACAGCAGATGAAATCGAGGCAAGCGTAACCGCGTGGTTTGAATCCCCTACCGGGTATTCCGCAGTTGCTTATGTCGGCGGCAATGGCACCTCAGCGATCGCAATCTCAGCAGAAGATAAAGTTGATCTGGCATTTACCGCAAACGACCCAACCCTACGCGATACCATCAAGTCATTGGCCCTCGTCGCACTCGTAGATCGTGGCACCGCAACCGCAGATCCAGATATCAAGACCGATCTGGCACGCAAGGCAGGGAACTCTCTTTTGCAAAACCAAGCGGACCGCGCCGTCCTCGCTGGACGTTTGGGGTTGGCACAGGCACAAATTGACCAGGCGCAAACGCGCAATACCGCAGAAACCTCTGCCTTGAATATTGCGCGTTCAGACTTGCTGTCTGTTGATCCCTATGAGGCCGCGACACGCTTGGAGGCTTCACAATCACAATTAGAAACACTCTATTCGATCACCGCTCGTCTTTCGCGTCTTAGCTTGGTGGATTACCTCTGA
- a CDS encoding flagellar hook protein FlgE, protein MTISSSLNAGVAGLNANATRLATISDNIANSGTYGYKRADAEFQSMVITQQSGSGTYSAGGVRATSSRMIDERGALVGTSNALDIAVSERGMLPVATAVSLQNGSEAVEMLMTTTGSFRPDADGTLRTESGLVLLGWPANADGSIPPMPRDTVSGLKPVTINANQQAGDPTTAMKLGVNLPATSAVLGAPGATEPLAVEYFGNLGTSETLDITFAPTGVADNEWTMVIKDSAQAGATIGEYTLTFDDTRGAGGTLSSVATVSGGAYTVADGTLALTVGSGTAAGPLTMTIGRVGDPNGLTQLSDSFAPTSITKDGSSVGNLTAVEIDENGYINATYDTGFTRRLYQIPLVDVPNLNGLDTLNNQTFQISPDSGSFFLWDAGDGPTGAVVGYAREGSTTDVAAELTALIQTQRAYSSNAKVIQTVDEMLQETTNIKR, encoded by the coding sequence ATGACGATTTCCTCTTCGCTCAATGCCGGGGTGGCAGGGCTTAACGCCAACGCCACCCGCCTAGCGACAATTTCCGACAACATCGCCAACTCTGGCACTTATGGTTACAAGCGCGCCGACGCCGAATTCCAAAGCATGGTTATCACACAGCAAAGCGGTTCCGGCACCTATTCTGCAGGCGGCGTACGCGCAACAAGCAGCCGGATGATTGATGAACGCGGCGCGCTGGTCGGCACGTCAAATGCGCTCGACATCGCTGTGAGTGAACGAGGCATGCTTCCGGTTGCGACAGCGGTCAGCTTGCAAAACGGCTCTGAAGCCGTCGAAATGCTAATGACGACGACCGGATCCTTCCGGCCGGATGCTGACGGTACATTGCGCACCGAATCCGGGCTTGTATTGCTGGGCTGGCCCGCAAATGCGGATGGCTCCATCCCGCCGATGCCACGCGATACCGTTTCAGGCCTTAAACCCGTAACAATCAATGCCAACCAGCAGGCCGGGGATCCGACGACAGCCATGAAGCTGGGCGTGAACTTGCCCGCCACCAGCGCTGTGCTTGGCGCTCCCGGTGCCACAGAACCCCTTGCGGTTGAGTATTTTGGGAACCTCGGCACGTCGGAGACCTTGGACATTACCTTCGCCCCGACCGGCGTGGCGGACAACGAATGGACAATGGTGATCAAAGACTCCGCGCAGGCGGGGGCCACCATTGGAGAATATACCCTGACATTCGATGACACCCGCGGCGCAGGTGGCACTTTGTCGTCCGTCGCAACAGTTTCTGGTGGGGCCTATACGGTAGCGGATGGTACGCTTGCACTTACAGTTGGATCGGGCACCGCTGCGGGGCCATTGACGATGACCATCGGTCGTGTCGGCGACCCGAATGGTTTGACCCAGCTTTCTGACAGCTTTGCACCGACTTCCATCACCAAGGATGGCTCGTCCGTGGGCAATCTGACGGCAGTGGAAATTGATGAAAACGGCTACATCAATGCAACCTATGACACAGGGTTTACCCGCCGCTTGTATCAAATTCCATTGGTCGATGTTCCGAATTTGAATGGTTTGGACACGCTCAACAACCAAACGTTCCAAATCTCTCCTGACTCTGGCTCCTTCTTCTTGTGGGATGCCGGAGATGGCCCGACTGGCGCAGTGGTTGGTTATGCCCGTGAGGGGTCGACCACAGACGTTGCAGCCGAGCTTACCGCGTTGATCCAGACACAGCGCGCCTATTCCTCCAACGCAAAAGTCATCCAAACAGTGGATGAAATGTTGCAGGAAACCACCAACATCAAACGTTAA
- a CDS encoding GntR family transcriptional regulator: MLRAVDPNAAAHERLYRTLRSQVMYGELPPGQALTLRGLARTFGVSMTPAREAVRRLVAEGALSLSSSGRVATPELTPERIEELASIRALLEPELASRALPRAHFALIDRLAAINAANNDAVMRQDAVAYIRTNLEFHRTLYLRAQAPAMLALTETVWLQLGPTMCALYGRLRRNEPPPYHRLILSALKAGDEPGLRLAIRTDVTQGLRHLAS; encoded by the coding sequence ATGTTGCGCGCAGTGGACCCGAACGCCGCCGCGCATGAACGGCTTTACCGCACGTTGCGCAGCCAAGTAATGTACGGGGAATTGCCACCGGGGCAGGCCCTGACCCTGCGCGGCCTTGCGCGGACCTTTGGCGTTTCCATGACCCCTGCACGCGAGGCAGTGCGCCGTTTGGTCGCCGAGGGCGCGCTGTCGCTTTCGTCCTCAGGCCGGGTGGCCACGCCGGAACTTACCCCTGAGCGCATTGAGGAGCTGGCCTCAATCCGTGCGCTGTTGGAGCCGGAGCTGGCCTCTCGGGCCCTGCCGCGTGCCCATTTCGCGCTGATTGACCGGTTGGCCGCGATCAATGCCGCCAATAACGATGCGGTGATGCGGCAAGATGCGGTTGCCTATATCCGCACCAATCTGGAATTCCACCGCACACTTTACCTGCGTGCCCAAGCGCCCGCGATGCTGGCACTGACCGAAACCGTCTGGCTACAGCTTGGCCCCACCATGTGTGCGCTTTATGGCCGCCTGCGCCGGAATGAGCCGCCACCCTATCACCGCCTTATCCTGAGCGCGCTGAAGGCGGGGGATGAGCCGGGCCTGCGTCTGGCAATCCGCACGGATGTGACCCAAGGGCTGCGCCATCTGGCCAGCTGA
- a CDS encoding M48 family metallopeptidase, producing MPVLPGPPPVEVTLRRTARARRMSLRVSRLDGRVTLSLPPVVREAEAMAFLRAQEDWIRKALLNVVQSGAVALGDEIPVEGRLVRLMPGQGRNLVLTQDTLLVPGQAERVGARVAAYLKTKARDRLAAASDHYAGRIGRQYRTLTLRDTRSRWGSCTSEAGLMYSWRLIMAPPQVLDYVAAHEVAHLIEMNHSPRFWAIVDDLMPDYAVHRRWLKSEGHALHSYRFAG from the coding sequence ATGCCCGTTTTGCCCGGCCCCCCCCCTGTTGAGGTGACGCTGCGCCGCACTGCGCGGGCGCGGCGCATGTCGCTGCGCGTCTCGCGGCTGGACGGGCGCGTAACCTTGTCACTGCCCCCCGTGGTCCGAGAGGCCGAGGCGATGGCCTTTTTGCGCGCGCAAGAGGACTGGATCCGCAAGGCGCTGCTGAACGTGGTGCAAAGCGGTGCGGTGGCATTGGGGGATGAGATCCCGGTTGAGGGGCGCTTGGTTCGGTTGATGCCGGGGCAGGGCCGGAACTTGGTGCTGACGCAGGATACGCTTTTGGTGCCGGGCCAAGCAGAGCGGGTGGGCGCGCGGGTCGCGGCCTACCTTAAAACCAAAGCGCGGGATCGGCTTGCTGCGGCCTCGGACCATTACGCCGGCCGCATCGGGCGGCAGTATCGGACCTTGACCTTGCGCGATACGCGGTCGCGCTGGGGGTCTTGTACCTCTGAGGCGGGGTTGATGTATTCGTGGCGCTTGATCATGGCGCCGCCGCAAGTGTTGGACTATGTAGCCGCACATGAGGTCGCGCATTTGATCGAGATGAACCACTCGCCCCGGTTTTGGGCTATCGTGGATGATCTGATGCCTGATTATGCGGTGCATCGTCGTTGGTTGAAATCCGAAGGCCATGCCTTGCACAGCTATCGGTTTGCGGGATGA
- the flgK gene encoding flagellar hook-associated protein FlgK has protein sequence MSISGSMSNAISGLTAASRSAGVISSNIANALTDGYGRRELQVSANQVGNSGQGVKVNGVSRDVDQLLIAERRVAEASSADLDTRASFLSRLEAAIGTPEDGSSLSGRVSALDSALIAAASQPSSDVRLQDVANTASALANTFQTISSTIQTGRLNADSQIATDVDTVNRALVAVAELNRSITSLSSGSRDSSALLDQRQQLIDQISTIIPVQELPRGNGQVSLMTAGGTFLLDGTAAKLEFTSVGTIAPDMTQASGGLFGLTINGRAVNTGSNGPLSGGSMGAQFAIRDELATSAQTELDAMARDLITRFQELDPDPLRLGLFTDRGDTFTDDIALMETQEIGISARINLNAAVDPAEGGELWRLRDGLYATPGPVGESALFTSMQAALNETREIESGQFAGSSRSLSGFSGQLLSAAATERLSVELEAGFAAARTNTLKGLELEGGVDTDSELQDLLLVEQAYAANAKVIQTADDMIQILLGM, from the coding sequence ATGAGTATTTCAGGATCCATGTCGAACGCCATCTCGGGGCTGACAGCCGCCTCGCGATCGGCAGGGGTGATTTCATCCAACATCGCAAACGCGCTGACCGATGGTTACGGTCGGCGCGAGCTACAGGTCTCTGCCAACCAAGTTGGGAATTCAGGCCAAGGCGTAAAGGTAAATGGCGTAAGTCGGGATGTTGATCAGTTGCTGATTGCGGAACGTCGGGTTGCCGAGGCAAGTTCTGCGGATTTGGACACACGTGCGAGCTTCTTGTCACGGCTTGAAGCCGCTATTGGCACCCCTGAGGATGGCTCCTCCCTTTCGGGTCGTGTGTCCGCACTGGACTCCGCGTTGATTGCTGCGGCATCGCAACCCAGTAGCGATGTGCGTCTTCAAGATGTAGCAAATACAGCAAGTGCTTTGGCCAACACATTTCAAACGATCTCAAGCACTATACAAACAGGTCGTCTAAACGCCGATTCACAAATTGCCACGGACGTCGACACGGTGAACCGCGCATTAGTTGCCGTGGCGGAACTGAACCGCAGCATCACCTCACTGTCCAGCGGTAGCCGCGACAGCTCTGCGCTGCTTGACCAGCGACAGCAGCTGATTGACCAAATCTCGACGATCATTCCAGTGCAGGAATTGCCGCGTGGAAACGGGCAGGTCTCCTTGATGACCGCCGGGGGCACATTTCTGCTCGACGGAACCGCCGCCAAGCTGGAGTTCACATCCGTTGGCACGATAGCGCCTGACATGACACAGGCCTCCGGTGGACTTTTCGGCCTGACCATCAATGGGCGGGCAGTTAATACCGGATCGAACGGCCCTCTATCCGGCGGCTCGATGGGGGCTCAGTTCGCAATTCGGGATGAACTGGCTACCAGTGCGCAGACTGAACTGGATGCAATGGCACGTGATCTCATCACACGCTTCCAAGAGCTAGACCCCGATCCTCTTCGCCTCGGCCTATTCACAGATAGGGGCGATACGTTTACGGACGATATTGCGCTGATGGAAACGCAAGAGATTGGGATAAGTGCCCGCATCAATCTAAATGCAGCAGTGGACCCCGCTGAAGGCGGGGAGCTTTGGCGGCTTCGTGACGGGCTTTACGCCACCCCAGGTCCAGTGGGCGAGTCAGCACTTTTCACCTCAATGCAAGCCGCACTAAATGAAACACGAGAGATCGAATCCGGACAGTTTGCGGGCAGCAGCCGAAGCCTATCCGGCTTTTCCGGTCAGCTTCTTTCTGCAGCCGCAACCGAAAGGCTCTCCGTAGAGTTGGAAGCCGGGTTTGCCGCAGCAAGGACCAACACACTTAAAGGCCTGGAGCTTGAAGGTGGTGTCGATACCGACAGCGAATTGCAGGATCTTCTGTTGGTAGAGCAAGCATATGCAGCAAATGCAAAGGTTATTCAGACCGCGGATGACATGATTCAAATCTTGTTAGGAATGTAA
- a CDS encoding alkene reductase: MTCTKTLLNPVQMGILSLPNRVLMAPLTRNRAGSDGVPKDMAQTYYGQRGSAGLIVTEATQISEMGKGYLDTPGIYTEAQAEGWHQITDAVHANGGRIFCQLWHVGRISHSSLLPDGAPPVSSSDRAAQAQTFTANGFEDCSRPRAMSVEDIGRTVQDYRNAAEWARKANFDGVEIHGANGYLLDQFLQDGVNDRADDYGGPTANRMRFLNEVVNAVKLVWPSNRVGVRLSPLGQANDISDSDPEALFSAVYKMLNDQRLAYLHVVGSFPGSEGDEDGKALLKRLRKDWGGFYIANGGYDAESAAKAIDEGAADAVAFGRPYIANPDLPERFRRGAALNKPDQDTFYGGDERGYTDYPFLDNVSSTQ, translated from the coding sequence ATGACTTGCACGAAAACTCTGCTCAACCCTGTCCAAATGGGCATTCTCAGCCTTCCCAACCGCGTGTTAATGGCGCCACTGACCCGCAATCGCGCAGGGTCGGACGGTGTACCAAAGGATATGGCACAGACCTATTACGGCCAGCGTGGCTCGGCGGGACTGATCGTGACGGAAGCGACCCAAATCTCAGAAATGGGGAAAGGGTACTTGGATACACCGGGTATCTATACCGAGGCACAGGCCGAAGGCTGGCATCAGATTACCGACGCAGTTCACGCAAACGGCGGGCGCATTTTTTGTCAGCTTTGGCATGTCGGCCGGATCAGCCACTCGTCCTTGTTGCCCGATGGCGCGCCGCCAGTGTCGTCGTCTGATCGTGCGGCGCAAGCGCAGACATTTACGGCCAATGGCTTTGAGGATTGCTCTAGGCCCCGCGCGATGAGCGTGGAAGACATTGGCCGCACCGTCCAAGATTACCGCAACGCCGCTGAGTGGGCCAGAAAGGCGAATTTTGACGGGGTCGAAATTCACGGTGCCAATGGATATCTGCTGGATCAGTTCCTGCAAGATGGTGTCAATGATCGTGCGGATGACTATGGCGGGCCTACCGCCAACCGCATGCGGTTTCTGAACGAGGTGGTCAATGCGGTGAAGCTGGTCTGGCCCAGCAACCGCGTCGGCGTGCGTTTGTCGCCCTTGGGGCAGGCAAATGACATCTCTGACAGTGATCCAGAAGCCCTTTTCAGCGCGGTTTACAAGATGCTGAACGATCAAAGGCTTGCCTATCTGCATGTCGTGGGATCTTTTCCGGGGAGTGAGGGCGATGAGGACGGTAAGGCCCTGCTGAAACGCCTTCGAAAAGATTGGGGCGGGTTCTATATCGCGAATGGCGGCTACGATGCGGAGTCAGCCGCAAAGGCAATCGACGAGGGCGCAGCCGATGCGGTTGCCTTTGGTCGGCCTTATATCGCCAACCCTGATCTGCCCGAACGGTTTCGTCGGGGCGCTGCACTGAACAAGCCGGATCAGGATACATTCTATGGCGGCGATGAGCGCGGATATACGGATTACCCGTTCCTCGACAATGTGAGCAGCACGCAATAG
- a CDS encoding PAS domain S-box protein: MQLAAENDELSGILEVLNALDDEVVVLDAWGYIVASNVAWENFCVANGGDLDSCSIGRNYMAVCTSADGPSSAAAQIVPDGLRRTLASGDSFRCEYPCNSPTEKRWFELSANRYQKNNRLYLIVQHRNITKRHIEREEVEQAYLNSNAMAALIATTSDAVLSYDLDGNIITWNPSAQRLYGYAKAEMIGQSLETLYPDKWPKKVTYYRDEIIAGRLQDFEATRVAKGGTEREVWISCAPIRNPDGEVIAISNIHRDITVVRNAERARALIANEVIHRAKNMLSVVLAIQRQTARTAETVADFNRSFGARLASLSKSTDLLVHNAWTSVPLRDVIAGHLEPFTSVEDDKRIAMTGPQIDLQPESVQTIGMALHELATNSAKYGVLQQDRGQVAISWQVEREGGLLQFRWLETGIVVDGKPTREGFGHTVLTTHAATLLNAKASYKVDADGVEWAIRVPSEHFYAR, translated from the coding sequence ATGCAGCTAGCCGCTGAAAATGACGAGTTGTCCGGCATACTGGAGGTGCTGAATGCCCTGGATGACGAAGTTGTTGTTCTGGATGCGTGGGGCTACATCGTCGCCTCGAATGTTGCGTGGGAAAATTTCTGCGTGGCAAACGGGGGGGATTTGGACAGTTGCTCCATCGGCCGCAATTATATGGCCGTTTGCACATCCGCAGACGGTCCCTCCAGCGCCGCCGCGCAGATCGTGCCGGATGGCCTTCGAAGGACGCTGGCGAGCGGAGACAGTTTTCGCTGCGAATACCCTTGCAACAGCCCGACCGAAAAACGCTGGTTCGAACTCAGCGCGAACCGTTACCAGAAAAACAATAGGCTGTATCTTATCGTGCAGCATCGCAACATCACCAAGCGGCACATCGAACGGGAGGAGGTCGAGCAGGCCTACCTGAATTCCAACGCAATGGCCGCGTTGATCGCCACGACCAGCGACGCGGTGCTAAGCTACGATCTGGATGGGAATATCATCACCTGGAACCCGTCCGCCCAAAGGCTCTATGGCTACGCAAAAGCCGAAATGATTGGGCAATCGCTTGAGACACTTTATCCTGACAAGTGGCCGAAGAAGGTAACCTACTATCGCGATGAAATTATCGCGGGGCGGCTGCAGGATTTCGAAGCAACGCGCGTCGCAAAGGGCGGGACAGAGCGCGAGGTCTGGATCAGTTGCGCGCCGATCCGCAATCCGGATGGAGAAGTCATAGCGATCTCGAATATTCATCGGGACATTACAGTTGTAAGAAATGCGGAACGTGCCCGTGCCCTTATCGCGAACGAGGTAATCCATCGGGCCAAGAACATGTTAAGCGTTGTTTTGGCTATCCAGCGCCAGACAGCGCGCACCGCCGAAACGGTCGCAGATTTCAACCGGAGTTTCGGGGCGCGATTGGCTTCTCTGTCAAAATCGACGGACTTGCTGGTTCATAACGCATGGACCAGTGTCCCGCTCCGCGACGTTATAGCCGGTCATCTTGAGCCTTTTACATCTGTCGAAGACGACAAGCGCATCGCGATGACGGGTCCACAAATCGACCTCCAGCCAGAGTCTGTCCAAACGATCGGAATGGCCCTCCACGAACTGGCGACCAATTCCGCAAAATACGGTGTGTTACAGCAGGATCGCGGACAGGTTGCAATCTCTTGGCAGGTTGAGCGAGAGGGCGGACTATTGCAGTTCAGGTGGCTGGAAACCGGGATTGTCGTTGATGGCAAACCCACAAGGGAAGGCTTTGGCCATACGGTGCTTACAACCCACGCAGCGACACTCCTGAATGCAAAAGCATCGTACAAAGTAGATGCCGATGGTGTTGAATGGGCGATTAGAGTGCCGTCTGAGCATTTCTATGCGCGCTAA
- the deoD gene encoding purine-nucleoside phosphorylase, whose amino-acid sequence MTIHIGAKPGDIAETVLMPGDPYRARWAAETFLEDAKLVNEVRGMLGYTGTWRGHKVTIQGSGMGMPSLSIYANELIRDYGAQTLIRIGSAGAMQPQLNVRDLVLAMSACTLTTPSRGIFKELNFAPTADFGLLHAAWTAAQSMDATCHAGQIYSSDVFYDERPDLNEQMQRHGVLAVEMEAAELYTLAARYGRRALAVLTISDHLLTHEALPSDQRESSFGDMVELALTAAFA is encoded by the coding sequence ATGACCATTCATATCGGCGCCAAGCCCGGTGATATTGCCGAAACCGTTTTGATGCCGGGCGATCCCTACCGCGCCCGCTGGGCCGCCGAGACATTCCTGGAGGATGCAAAACTGGTCAATGAAGTGCGCGGGATGCTGGGATATACTGGCACTTGGCGCGGTCATAAGGTGACGATCCAAGGCTCTGGCATGGGGATGCCGTCCCTGTCGATTTATGCGAATGAGTTGATCCGCGATTACGGCGCGCAAACCTTGATCCGTATCGGATCGGCCGGTGCGATGCAGCCACAGCTTAACGTGCGCGATCTTGTTCTGGCGATGTCGGCCTGCACCCTTACCACCCCGTCACGCGGCATTTTCAAAGAGCTGAACTTTGCCCCGACCGCTGATTTCGGCTTGCTGCATGCAGCATGGACGGCGGCACAAAGTATGGATGCGACCTGTCATGCGGGGCAAATTTATTCCTCGGATGTGTTTTATGACGAACGGCCCGACCTGAACGAACAGATGCAGCGTCACGGCGTTCTGGCGGTGGAAATGGAGGCGGCAGAGCTTTACACGCTGGCCGCGCGCTATGGCCGCCGTGCCTTGGCTGTGCTGACGATTTCGGACCATTTGCTGACCCATGAGGCCTTGCCCAGCGATCAACGCGAAAGCAGCTTTGGGGATATGGTTGAACTTGCGCTAACGGCTGCTTTTGCCTGA
- a CDS encoding host attachment protein, translated as MAKLKNGGWVLVADGEKALFLVNDLDETNIDLRVIRTDEQENPPTREQGVSRPGRVQESAGHGVSAMDDTDWHELGQRTFCR; from the coding sequence ATGGCCAAGCTGAAAAATGGTGGATGGGTTTTGGTCGCCGATGGTGAAAAAGCCCTGTTTTTGGTCAATGATCTCGATGAGACAAATATTGACCTGCGTGTCATCCGCACTGACGAACAGGAGAACCCTCCGACCCGTGAACAAGGCGTGAGCCGCCCCGGACGTGTTCAGGAAAGTGCAGGTCACGGTGTATCGGCAATGGATGATACCGATTGGCATGAGCTGGGCCAAAGAACGTTTTGCCGTTGA
- a CDS encoding TIGR02300 family protein, which produces MPKEEWGTKRLCPTTGKRFYDLNKNPIVSPYTGEVVDIDSARRKIISTAASRPAAAKEDDEPLVDDLDADDDLLAVVETDDSDSAGDDLLEDDSDDTVSLDDLADVSNPDDDN; this is translated from the coding sequence ATGCCCAAGGAAGAATGGGGTACAAAGCGCCTTTGCCCCACCACTGGGAAGCGCTTTTACGACCTGAACAAGAACCCGATCGTTAGCCCCTACACGGGTGAGGTTGTGGATATCGATAGCGCACGTCGCAAGATCATTTCGACCGCAGCAAGCCGTCCGGCAGCCGCCAAAGAAGATGATGAACCGCTGGTCGATGATCTGGATGCAGATGATGATCTGCTGGCCGTTGTCGAAACCGATGATTCGGATAGCGCGGGCGATGATCTGCTGGAAGATGACAGCGACGACACTGTATCGCTGGACGATCTGGCTGATGTCAGCAACCCTGACGACGACAACTAA
- a CDS encoding flagellar motor protein MotB: MDGQSNARPVIIKRKKIIKGGGHHGGAWKVAYADFVTAMMAFFMLMWLLNATTEKQRKGLADYFSPTIPINRVSGGGSDAFGGDSVMTSGPKPASGTSKAEPISATNDGEDGAHADAKMEAELIEKALLARGGESMTMERALRHVITKVTDEGMVIEIFDLDDVPLFDGLTATPMPVMDDIAAMLVEVLSLATNKLAVNGHVRSFPITLVDNPAWALSAARAQAMRSHLQKFGLDSERVARIGGFADKKPITANPMAIRNNRLEVILLRKNR, encoded by the coding sequence ATGGACGGGCAATCAAATGCCAGACCAGTCATCATTAAGCGGAAGAAAATCATCAAAGGCGGCGGGCACCACGGTGGGGCGTGGAAAGTTGCCTATGCTGATTTTGTAACGGCCATGATGGCCTTCTTCATGCTTATGTGGCTGCTGAACGCGACAACAGAAAAACAACGCAAAGGGCTTGCGGACTACTTTAGTCCGACGATTCCGATCAACCGCGTCTCCGGCGGTGGTTCCGACGCCTTTGGCGGCGATAGTGTTATGACGTCAGGCCCCAAGCCAGCAAGTGGCACAAGCAAGGCCGAACCAATTTCCGCCACAAACGATGGTGAGGATGGTGCACATGCTGACGCTAAAATGGAAGCGGAGCTGATCGAGAAAGCCCTGCTCGCACGTGGCGGTGAAAGCATGACGATGGAGCGCGCATTGCGCCATGTCATTACCAAGGTGACAGATGAAGGTATGGTTATCGAGATTTTCGATCTTGACGATGTACCGTTATTTGACGGGCTTACCGCGACCCCCATGCCCGTCATGGATGACATCGCGGCAATGTTGGTGGAGGTTTTGTCACTGGCAACCAACAAGCTTGCCGTCAATGGCCATGTCAGATCCTTTCCGATCACACTGGTCGACAACCCTGCATGGGCTTTGTCGGCCGCCCGGGCACAAGCAATGCGCAGCCATCTTCAAAAGTTCGGGCTTGATTCGGAACGGGTCGCGCGGATTGGCGGATTCGCGGATAAAAAACCCATAACCGCGAACCCGATGGCGATCAGGAACAACCGGCTGGAAGTGATATTACTTAGAAAAAACAGGTAG